One genomic window of Micromonospora sp. WMMD1128 includes the following:
- a CDS encoding alpha-ketoglutarate-dependent dioxygenase AlkB: MSDVAYQPSMLDLTPDGPALGPLAGRLRRHELSRGAWVDHLPGWVRGSDAVLDTLRHDVPWRAERRTMYDTEVDVPRLLCWYAAGRSLPHPVLTTARDTLTRHYAPELGEPFVTAGLCLYRDGRDSVAWHGDTQGRSAHTDTMVAIVSFGSPRPLLLRPRGGGAGLRFPLGHGDLVVMGGSCQRTWEHAVPKTTRPVGPRVSVQFRPAGVA; this comes from the coding sequence GTGTCCGACGTCGCGTACCAGCCCTCGATGCTCGACCTCACCCCCGACGGCCCGGCCCTGGGCCCGCTCGCGGGCCGGTTGCGCCGCCACGAGCTGAGCCGGGGGGCCTGGGTCGACCACCTGCCCGGCTGGGTGCGCGGCTCCGACGCGGTGCTCGACACGCTGCGACACGACGTGCCGTGGCGGGCCGAACGCCGCACCATGTACGACACCGAGGTCGACGTGCCCCGCCTGCTCTGCTGGTACGCTGCCGGCCGCTCGCTGCCGCACCCGGTGCTCACCACCGCCCGCGACACGCTCACCCGGCACTACGCGCCCGAGTTGGGCGAGCCGTTCGTCACCGCCGGCCTGTGCCTCTACCGCGACGGCCGGGACAGCGTGGCCTGGCACGGCGACACCCAGGGCCGCTCCGCGCACACCGACACCATGGTCGCCATCGTCTCGTTCGGTTCGCCCCGCCCGCTGCTGCTGCGCCCGCGCGGCGGCGGCGCCGGCCTGCGCTTCCCGCTCGGCCACGGCGACCTGGTGGTGATGGGCGGTTCCTGCCAGCGCACCTGGGAACACGCGGTGCCGAAGACCACCCGGCCGGTGGGTCCCCGGGTCAGCGTCCAGTTCCGCCCCGCCGGGGTGGCCTGA
- a CDS encoding polysaccharide pyruvyl transferase family protein: protein MHQRILLRARKGPFDVLTPEETFAGNWIGDNSGNLVFSHAAHKLLATGTAQITPNRAPADPRDADEINERYDVFVVPLANAFRRSFVRRLNPLTRLIERLKIPVVVLGVGVQTNVDGDREYLRQIDEPVSAFCRAVLDRSHSIGVRGEITESYLRTLGFSAVEQIGCPSMFLHGDEFRLAKKRPELTTDARIALTISPYVASMAKVVRHHRERYPNLCYIPQDLRTLGTLLYGDAPEHRGKRSEMPLHTSHPLFVEDKVRMFVDPWTWMSHLSGFDFNFGTRIHGTITALLAGTPGYLFAHDSRTLELARYFDIPYRIMRDVPADVDAADLYAEADYTALIAGHKARFDTITAFLAKHDLGTSFADGDSAARFDKQVGETEFPPAVGPAAATAPAELLTRIERLRDENRTLAETIDGLRAQGLRQRIKQAVPDPVRRMLGR from the coding sequence ATGCACCAGCGGATCCTGCTCCGCGCCCGCAAGGGCCCGTTCGACGTCCTGACGCCGGAGGAGACCTTCGCCGGCAACTGGATCGGCGACAACAGCGGCAACCTGGTGTTCAGCCACGCCGCGCACAAGCTGCTGGCCACCGGCACGGCGCAGATCACCCCGAACCGGGCACCGGCCGACCCGCGCGACGCCGACGAGATCAACGAGCGGTACGACGTCTTCGTGGTGCCGCTCGCCAACGCCTTCCGCCGCAGCTTCGTGCGCCGCCTCAACCCGCTCACCCGGCTGATCGAGCGCCTGAAGATCCCAGTGGTGGTCCTCGGCGTCGGCGTGCAGACGAACGTCGACGGGGACCGGGAATACCTGCGCCAGATCGACGAGCCGGTCAGCGCGTTCTGCCGGGCCGTGCTCGACCGCTCGCACAGCATCGGGGTACGCGGCGAGATCACCGAGAGCTATCTGCGTACCCTCGGCTTCTCCGCGGTGGAGCAGATCGGCTGTCCGTCGATGTTCCTGCACGGCGACGAGTTCCGGCTGGCGAAGAAGCGCCCCGAGCTGACCACCGACGCCCGGATCGCGCTGACCATCTCCCCGTACGTCGCCTCCATGGCCAAGGTCGTCCGCCACCACCGGGAGCGCTACCCGAACCTGTGCTACATCCCGCAGGACCTGCGGACCCTCGGCACCCTGCTCTACGGCGACGCGCCCGAGCACCGGGGCAAGCGCAGCGAGATGCCGCTGCACACCTCGCACCCGCTCTTCGTCGAGGACAAGGTGCGGATGTTCGTCGACCCGTGGACCTGGATGTCGCACCTGTCCGGCTTCGACTTCAACTTCGGCACCCGGATCCACGGCACCATCACGGCGCTGCTCGCCGGCACCCCCGGCTACCTCTTCGCCCACGACTCGCGCACCCTGGAACTGGCCCGCTACTTCGACATCCCGTACCGGATCATGCGGGACGTGCCGGCCGACGTCGACGCCGCGGACCTCTACGCCGAGGCCGACTACACCGCGCTGATCGCCGGTCACAAGGCCCGCTTCGACACGATCACCGCGTTCCTGGCCAAGCACGACCTCGGCACGTCGTTCGCCGACGGCGACAGCGCCGCCCGGTTCGACAAGCAGGTCGGGGAGACGGAGTTCCCGCCGGCCGTCGGGCCGGCCGCCGCCACCGCGCCGGCCGAGCTGCTGACCCGCATCGAGCGGCTCCGCGACGAGAACCGCACGCTCGCCGAGACGATCGACGGGCTCCGCGCCCAGGGGTTGCGCCAGCGGATCAAGCAGGCCGTCCCGGACCCGGTCCGCCGCATGCTGGGTCGCTGA
- a CDS encoding acyltransferase, producing MTSAPTTTRAPRLPSLTGLRWVAALLVFGFHAGTMRIVAEPDLKAVVDRAFSLGLSGVEFFFILSGFVLVWSYRDGERGRTFLRRRFAKIYPNHVVTFVAALAVAAWFADPVLPWAAIGNLFLVQAWIPLNGYFYSVNNVSWSLSCELAFYLCLPLVVPWLRRARTGVLAAVLVAAPLLILALWPGQHLVPEEQRWWFTQIFPVTRSFEFWMGAAAAELMRRNRWRGPNLTVASALFVTTWVVAALWIRAEFWAALLAVAYLLVITAAADADVRGRRTPWRSRPMVWLGEVSFAFYLVHVLVMVTILRLTGDWGTGLPGWRGPLAVLGFLLLTLALAAALHRWVEVPMMRLLGPSRRARAATAPAVPAPRPAADDADRPIEYAESRRPD from the coding sequence ATGACAAGTGCGCCGACCACCACCCGCGCTCCGCGGCTGCCGTCGCTGACCGGGCTCCGGTGGGTGGCCGCTCTCCTGGTGTTCGGCTTCCACGCCGGCACCATGCGGATCGTCGCCGAGCCGGACCTGAAGGCGGTGGTGGACCGCGCCTTCAGTCTCGGGCTCTCCGGCGTCGAGTTCTTCTTCATCCTCAGTGGATTCGTGCTGGTCTGGTCGTACCGGGACGGCGAGCGCGGTCGAACGTTCCTACGGCGCCGGTTCGCCAAGATCTATCCGAACCACGTGGTGACGTTCGTGGCGGCGCTGGCCGTGGCGGCCTGGTTCGCCGACCCGGTCCTGCCGTGGGCCGCGATCGGCAACCTCTTCCTGGTCCAGGCGTGGATCCCGCTCAACGGCTACTTCTACAGCGTCAACAACGTGAGCTGGTCGCTCTCCTGCGAGCTGGCGTTCTACCTGTGCCTGCCGCTCGTGGTGCCGTGGCTGCGCCGGGCGCGTACCGGTGTGCTGGCGGCCGTGCTCGTCGCCGCGCCGCTGCTGATCCTGGCGCTCTGGCCGGGCCAGCACCTGGTGCCCGAGGAACAGCGGTGGTGGTTCACCCAGATCTTCCCGGTCACCCGCTCCTTCGAGTTCTGGATGGGCGCCGCCGCCGCCGAGCTGATGCGCCGCAACCGCTGGCGCGGCCCGAACCTGACGGTGGCGAGCGCGCTCTTCGTGACCACCTGGGTGGTCGCCGCGCTGTGGATCCGGGCCGAGTTCTGGGCGGCGCTGCTCGCCGTGGCGTACCTGCTGGTCATCACCGCCGCGGCGGACGCCGACGTGCGGGGCCGGCGGACCCCGTGGCGGTCCCGCCCGATGGTCTGGCTCGGCGAGGTCTCGTTCGCGTTCTACCTCGTGCACGTGCTGGTCATGGTGACCATCCTGCGGCTCACCGGCGACTGGGGCACCGGGCTGCCCGGGTGGCGGGGCCCGCTCGCGGTGCTCGGCTTCCTGCTGCTCACCCTGGCGCTCGCCGCCGCCCTGCACCGTTGGGTGGAGGTGCCGATGATGCGCCTCCTCGGCCCGTCGCGCCGGGCCCGCGCCGCCACCGCCCCGGCCGTGCCCGCACCCCGGCCGGCCGCCGACGACGCCGACCGCCCGATCGAGTACGCCGAGTCGCGCCGACCCGACTGA